A single region of the Mycobacterium lentiflavum genome encodes:
- a CDS encoding tyrosine-type recombinase/integrase, translating to MLSASVQKYPSEMMVTNKRGKPCGPWTIDQAIHDVRSEIEGLPKTFAFHDFRHYFASQLIAEGADIQTVQARMRHDLASTTLNTYAHLWPDADESTRTAAGNVIRARTQAIADAVRTEGQA from the coding sequence ATGCTGTCCGCTTCGGTGCAGAAATACCCCAGCGAAATGATGGTGACCAACAAACGCGGCAAGCCGTGCGGCCCGTGGACTATCGATCAAGCCATCCACGATGTTCGCAGCGAGATCGAGGGTCTGCCCAAAACGTTCGCCTTCCACGATTTCCGCCACTACTTCGCGTCGCAGTTGATCGCCGAGGGCGCCGACATTCAGACCGTGCAGGCGCGGATGCGCCACGACCTCGCCAGCACGACATTGAACACCTATGCCCATTTATGGCCTGATGCCGACGAGTCCACCCGGACGGCGGCAGGCAACGTAATCAGGGCGCGGACGCAGGCAATTGCGGACGCAGTGCGGACGGAGGGGCAGGCGTAA
- a CDS encoding amino acid permease, producing the protein MAEDVAGLNPAVPQLHRGLSNRHIQLIAIGGTIGTGLFMGAGRTISRAGPSVVLVYGIIGFFLFFVLRAMGELLLSNLNYKSFVDFAADLLGPAAGFFVGWSYWFAWIVTGIAELVAIAGYLQFWWPGLPAWLPALVACVLILLINLFSVRNFGEIEFWFALIKVVAIISLIVVGAILLATNFVSPQGHPATIENLWNNGGFFATGFAGMVGGFQIAFFAFVGVELVGAAAAETANPRRTLPRAINAVPLRVAIFYIGALLVILTVVEWRRFDSNQSPFVAMFSLAGLGGAASIINFVVITAASSSANSGMYSTSRMLYGLADEGSAPAVFRRLNRGGVPAAALFLTAALLLTAVPVLHVGGSVIGAFTLVTTISALLFMFVWAMILLSYLVYRRRHAQRHADSAFKMPGGRVMCWAVLAFFAFVTWTLTTEKDTVIALAWFPLWFVLLAAGWLIIRRGPAQAERYRQFLIEINGPIEETAPAS; encoded by the coding sequence ATGGCCGAGGACGTCGCCGGGCTCAATCCTGCCGTGCCCCAGCTCCACCGAGGCCTGTCCAACCGTCACATTCAGCTGATCGCGATCGGAGGCACGATCGGGACGGGTCTGTTCATGGGCGCCGGGCGAACGATCTCCCGGGCCGGCCCGTCGGTGGTCTTGGTGTACGGAATCATTGGTTTCTTCCTGTTTTTCGTGCTCCGCGCGATGGGCGAGCTGCTGTTGTCGAACCTGAACTACAAGTCCTTCGTCGACTTCGCGGCCGACCTATTGGGGCCCGCGGCAGGGTTTTTCGTCGGATGGTCGTACTGGTTCGCCTGGATCGTCACGGGCATCGCAGAACTGGTCGCGATCGCGGGCTACCTACAGTTCTGGTGGCCCGGTCTGCCGGCATGGCTGCCGGCCCTGGTCGCATGTGTGTTGATACTGCTCATCAACCTGTTCAGCGTGCGCAATTTCGGGGAGATCGAATTCTGGTTCGCTTTAATCAAAGTCGTCGCGATCATCAGCCTGATTGTCGTCGGAGCGATCCTGCTGGCCACCAATTTCGTTTCGCCGCAGGGACATCCGGCGACGATCGAAAACCTTTGGAACAACGGCGGATTCTTCGCCACGGGTTTCGCTGGCATGGTCGGTGGATTCCAGATCGCGTTTTTTGCGTTCGTGGGCGTGGAACTCGTCGGCGCCGCGGCGGCCGAGACGGCCAACCCGCGTCGCACCCTTCCTCGCGCGATCAATGCGGTGCCCCTGCGCGTGGCGATCTTCTATATCGGTGCGCTGCTGGTGATCCTCACCGTCGTCGAATGGCGGCGATTCGACAGCAACCAGTCCCCGTTTGTCGCGATGTTCTCCCTGGCCGGCCTTGGCGGTGCGGCGTCGATCATCAACTTCGTCGTGATCACCGCGGCCTCCTCCTCCGCCAACTCCGGGATGTACTCCACCAGCCGCATGCTTTACGGTCTGGCCGACGAAGGGAGCGCCCCAGCGGTTTTCCGCCGGCTGAACCGCGGCGGCGTGCCGGCAGCTGCCCTGTTCCTGACCGCCGCACTGCTGCTGACCGCTGTCCCCGTACTGCATGTCGGCGGGTCCGTGATCGGTGCATTCACGCTGGTGACCACCATTTCGGCGCTGCTGTTCATGTTCGTCTGGGCGATGATCCTGCTCAGCTACCTCGTCTATCGCCGCCGACACGCACAGCGCCACGCGGACTCCGCCTTCAAGATGCCCGGTGGGCGGGTGATGTGCTGGGCCGTTCTCGCCTTCTTCGCCTTCGTCACGTGGACGCTCACGACGGAAAAAGACACCGTGATCGCCCTGGCGTGGTTCCCCCTGTGGTTCGTGTTGCTCGCTGCCGGATGGCTGATCATCCGGCGCGGCCCCGCCCAGGCCGAGCGTTATCGCCAGTTCCTGATCGAGATTAACGGCCCGATCGAGGAAACGGCGCCGGCATCCTGA
- a CDS encoding class I SAM-dependent methyltransferase: MADYPITHVSDTARWTALHRATESARPDALFHDSLAGMLAGEHGRAIVANLPRSTRNGWWLVARTKLIDDAITEAIANGCDRVLNLAAGLDTRPYRLDLPAELGWVEADLPALLAEKTQVLADQTPRCRLSRTAVDLADPQARDAFLDDALDGAQKALVLTEGLVVYLDEADVVSLSRAISRPAVAWWMLDFAGPGLRKMMNKKMPGILENAPFLFAPENGVAYFEELGWRTVEVESLLVAAHRFRRLPMIMRLAARLPQPDPRRPGSRPWSAAALLTH, translated from the coding sequence ATGGCGGATTACCCGATTACCCACGTTTCCGATACCGCACGGTGGACGGCATTGCATCGGGCGACCGAGTCGGCTCGCCCCGACGCGCTATTTCATGACTCGCTCGCTGGGATGCTGGCCGGTGAACACGGCCGCGCAATCGTCGCCAACTTGCCCCGATCGACGCGCAATGGTTGGTGGCTGGTCGCGCGCACCAAACTGATCGACGACGCGATCACCGAGGCCATCGCCAACGGTTGCGACCGAGTGTTGAACCTGGCGGCCGGCCTGGACACCCGGCCTTATCGGTTGGACCTTCCCGCCGAACTCGGGTGGGTAGAGGCGGATTTACCGGCGTTGCTGGCGGAGAAGACCCAAGTGCTCGCCGACCAGACACCTCGATGCCGGCTGAGCCGTACGGCGGTCGACCTCGCCGACCCGCAAGCCCGGGACGCATTCCTCGATGACGCGCTCGACGGCGCGCAGAAGGCTTTGGTGCTGACCGAGGGCCTAGTGGTCTATCTCGACGAGGCCGACGTCGTCTCGCTGTCGCGGGCGATCTCCCGGCCCGCCGTGGCCTGGTGGATGCTCGACTTCGCCGGTCCCGGTCTGCGAAAGATGATGAACAAGAAGATGCCGGGCATCCTGGAAAATGCGCCGTTCCTATTCGCCCCCGAAAATGGCGTGGCCTATTTCGAAGAGCTGGGCTGGCGCACCGTCGAAGTGGAATCGCTGCTTGTTGCCGCCCACCGCTTCCGCCGTTTGCCGATGATCATGCGTCTGGCGGCACGGCTGCCCCAACCAGATCCGCGCCGCCCCGGCAGCAGGCCGTGGAGTGCGGCGGCTCTGCTGACTCACTGA
- a CDS encoding DUF3592 domain-containing protein → MPNIQVGAEVPVRVDPADPSRVLVVAVL, encoded by the coding sequence GTGCCGAATATCCAGGTTGGTGCCGAGGTGCCGGTGCGCGTCGATCCCGCGGATCCTTCGCGCGTTCTCGTCGTAGCGGTGCTGTAG
- a CDS encoding carboxymuconolactone decarboxylase family protein codes for MPRLNPVPRGEVNDEFTLKMYDFMFGDRDPVAEPGTVGGTPGNWWTVMAQSPAALRHAVRGFRLYREEVSIRPDHRELGQIRAGWVVGSKFVYSQHCKACRSAGLSEEKIAAIPSWETADCFDYTERLLLAYADCLAGQHGRVPERLFTQLREVFTDTEILEFTYTTTMYVMHAIMSRALRLEFDDVDDPIVEVDDPEGGGVLDIGAATSGGD; via the coding sequence ATGCCGCGCCTGAATCCTGTTCCCCGGGGTGAGGTCAACGACGAATTCACGCTGAAGATGTACGACTTCATGTTCGGTGATCGTGATCCGGTCGCCGAACCTGGGACCGTCGGCGGGACCCCGGGAAACTGGTGGACGGTGATGGCCCAATCCCCCGCTGCGCTGCGCCATGCCGTGCGTGGCTTTCGGCTATACCGCGAGGAAGTGAGTATCCGGCCCGATCACCGCGAGCTTGGTCAGATCAGGGCGGGCTGGGTGGTCGGCAGCAAGTTCGTCTACTCCCAACATTGTAAGGCGTGCCGGTCGGCCGGGCTGTCCGAGGAGAAGATCGCGGCGATACCGTCGTGGGAAACCGCCGACTGCTTCGATTACACCGAGCGGCTGTTGCTGGCATACGCGGATTGTCTTGCGGGCCAACATGGCCGGGTGCCCGAGCGATTGTTCACGCAACTGCGGGAGGTATTCACCGACACCGAGATCCTCGAATTCACCTACACCACCACCATGTACGTCATGCACGCGATCATGTCGCGGGCGTTGCGCCTGGAGTTCGACGACGTCGACGACCCGATCGTTGAGGTTGACGACCCCGAGGGCGGCGGCGTGCTGGATATTGGCGCCGCGACATCCGGGGGCGACTGA
- a CDS encoding NADP-dependent oxidoreductase, producing the protein MPDRNRRFLLRERPTGRIGPNTFELSEEAIPEIGDGEALVRVEWISLDPTNRTWINDTPTYLPPVGIGEVMRAGGLGRVVESKNPNYPVGQIVQGLVGWQDYVVASDTMPLFGVDVAEGISPSSYLGALGTTGLTAWVGIRDIGKPQSGETVVVSAAAGAVGSVAGQLAKVDGARVVGIAGGPDKCRLLTEELGFDAAVDYRADDWVAQLRAATPNGIDVDFENVGGVIMDAVFARLNIRARVALCGLISGYNEADPPPGPRAFGNLLIQRATLEGFIVLDHLGRAPEAISEIAGLIAAGKLTPLETVVEGFEQLPTAINMLFDGKNVGKLVVKTSS; encoded by the coding sequence ATGCCTGATCGAAATCGCCGCTTCCTATTGCGTGAGCGCCCCACCGGACGTATCGGCCCCAACACGTTTGAGCTCAGTGAGGAGGCGATCCCCGAGATCGGGGACGGCGAGGCGCTGGTGCGCGTCGAATGGATCTCGCTCGATCCGACCAACCGGACCTGGATCAATGACACGCCGACCTACCTGCCTCCGGTCGGTATCGGCGAGGTCATGCGTGCGGGCGGGCTCGGCCGCGTCGTCGAATCGAAGAACCCCAACTATCCGGTCGGTCAGATCGTGCAGGGTCTCGTCGGTTGGCAGGACTACGTCGTCGCGTCGGACACGATGCCGTTGTTCGGAGTCGACGTCGCCGAAGGCATCTCCCCCAGCTCCTACCTGGGCGCGCTAGGGACGACCGGGCTCACCGCGTGGGTCGGGATCCGCGATATCGGCAAGCCGCAGTCTGGCGAGACCGTCGTCGTCTCGGCAGCGGCGGGCGCGGTCGGCTCGGTTGCCGGCCAGCTCGCCAAGGTCGACGGCGCGCGCGTTGTCGGGATCGCCGGCGGCCCGGACAAGTGCCGGCTGCTCACCGAGGAGCTCGGCTTCGACGCGGCCGTCGACTACCGCGCCGACGACTGGGTTGCCCAGCTGCGAGCGGCCACGCCCAACGGCATCGACGTCGACTTCGAGAACGTCGGGGGCGTCATCATGGACGCGGTGTTCGCGCGCCTGAACATTCGGGCACGCGTGGCGCTGTGCGGTTTGATCTCCGGATACAACGAGGCCGACCCACCGCCCGGACCGCGTGCATTCGGAAATCTGCTGATCCAGCGTGCGACGCTGGAGGGCTTCATCGTCCTGGACCACCTGGGCCGCGCACCCGAGGCAATAAGCGAAATCGCCGGGCTGATCGCCGCGGGCAAGCTGACCCCGCTCGAGACCGTTGTGGAGGGTTTCGAACAGCTTCCGACGGCGATCAACATGCTGTTCGACGGCAAAAACGTCGGCAAGCTCGTGGTCAAGACGTCGAGCTAG
- a CDS encoding GntR family transcriptional regulator gives MTEMDGRSDLAYRLIRRAIAEGDFEPGSRLVEQRIGEMFELSRTPVREALRALAADGLVVIERNRGAVVATMSETDIRDQYELRARLESLAAERAATRMGAKGIATLDAAIAEFDAGIELVSIGSLDAGLRRITTANSAFHQGVVEGAQHRRLSALLVHAVDIPLVYQVFRHQTRAESEHSNLFHRMVRDAIAAGEPGRAGALMAEHIMQGRDGVLAVRSHSGPEAESHAS, from the coding sequence ATGACCGAGATGGACGGCCGATCAGACTTGGCGTACCGGCTGATCCGGCGCGCGATCGCCGAGGGCGATTTCGAGCCCGGCTCACGGCTGGTCGAACAACGCATTGGCGAGATGTTCGAGCTGTCCCGCACTCCAGTGCGAGAAGCCTTGCGGGCCTTGGCCGCCGACGGCCTGGTCGTCATCGAGCGAAACCGGGGAGCCGTCGTCGCGACGATGTCCGAGACCGACATCCGGGACCAGTATGAGCTGCGTGCCCGACTCGAGTCGCTGGCTGCCGAGCGTGCCGCGACCCGGATGGGTGCCAAGGGCATCGCCACACTCGACGCGGCGATCGCGGAGTTCGACGCGGGGATCGAGCTCGTGTCCATCGGCTCGCTGGACGCCGGTTTACGCCGAATCACAACCGCCAACAGCGCCTTTCATCAAGGCGTAGTGGAGGGGGCGCAGCACCGCAGACTTTCCGCACTGCTCGTGCATGCGGTCGACATTCCCTTGGTATATCAGGTATTCCGGCATCAGACGCGGGCCGAGAGCGAGCACTCCAACCTCTTTCATCGGATGGTGCGCGACGCGATCGCTGCCGGTGAACCCGGCCGCGCCGGCGCCCTGATGGCCGAGCACATCATGCAGGGGCGCGACGGTGTCCTGGCAGTGCGATCGCACTCTGGTCCCGAAGCCGAATCCCACGCCTCGTGA
- a CDS encoding glycoside hydrolase family 16 protein codes for MPEMDRRRMMLTTGIGVLAAALPIPEARAYPRQIPPPSAPSGQAGNYIFSDEFDGPAGSAPDPSKWAIAKARETIKDPTYWELPEHIGQYRDDRKNVFVDGNSNLVLRAAKEGPTYFSGKVQSLWRGGVGHTWETRVKLNCLTPGAWPAYWLGNDDQGEIDVMEWYGNGSWPSATTVHAKANGGEWKTHNIAVDSAWHTWRCQWDEAGIRFWKDYSDGAQPYFDVPASSLPDWPFNGPGYTVYPVFNLAVAGSGGGDPGPGTYPADMLVDWIRVW; via the coding sequence ATGCCTGAGATGGACCGTCGCCGGATGATGCTGACGACAGGGATCGGCGTGCTGGCCGCTGCGCTCCCCATCCCTGAGGCCAGGGCTTATCCGCGACAGATCCCCCCGCCCAGCGCGCCCAGCGGCCAAGCCGGGAACTACATATTCTCCGACGAGTTCGACGGTCCGGCCGGTTCGGCCCCCGACCCGTCCAAGTGGGCGATCGCGAAAGCCCGCGAGACGATCAAAGACCCGACGTATTGGGAGCTGCCCGAGCACATCGGGCAGTACCGCGACGATCGCAAGAACGTGTTCGTCGACGGCAATTCCAACCTCGTCTTGCGTGCCGCAAAAGAGGGCCCCACTTACTTCAGCGGCAAGGTACAAAGCCTGTGGCGCGGTGGCGTCGGACATACCTGGGAAACCCGGGTCAAACTGAACTGCCTGACCCCCGGCGCCTGGCCCGCTTACTGGCTCGGCAACGACGATCAGGGCGAAATCGACGTGATGGAGTGGTACGGCAACGGCAGCTGGCCGTCGGCGACCACCGTCCACGCCAAGGCGAACGGCGGCGAGTGGAAGACCCACAACATCGCGGTCGACAGCGCCTGGCACACCTGGCGATGCCAGTGGGACGAAGCCGGCATCAGGTTCTGGAAGGACTATTCCGACGGTGCCCAGCCGTATTTCGACGTGCCGGCCAGCTCGCTGCCGGATTGGCCGTTCAACGGCCCCGGTTACACGGTGTATCCGGTGTTCAACCTCGCCGTTGCCGGCTCCGGCGGTGGCGATCCCGGGCCGGGCACCTACCCCGCCGACATGCTCGTCGACTGGATACGCGTCTGGTAG
- a CDS encoding LLM class flavin-dependent oxidoreductase: MQIAVKFDLSFQYCELERLWRMADRLGFEAVWDYDHFYGPRENTDPNYEGWTSLAAMAAVTKRARIGCLVSSVTFRNLAVLANMAVTVDHISGGRLYFGIGAGWIADEHRAYGIEFPGPGTRVAMVDEALTVLRMLWTQESVTFSGQFFTLEDALCKPKPLQQPHPPIVIGGTEPKMLRVVARHADMWNMPGHEGPQRWGAVNAQLDEACAETRRAPAEILRSAQLSLHPAEAGQVDEQLAMLPEFDSLGCEQMVLAFRQPPTEALLKRCLALDSGTRPIAAV, from the coding sequence ATGCAGATCGCGGTCAAATTCGACCTGAGCTTCCAATACTGCGAGCTTGAGCGGTTGTGGCGCATGGCGGATCGCCTGGGTTTCGAAGCGGTGTGGGATTACGACCATTTCTACGGACCGAGGGAAAACACCGACCCGAACTACGAGGGCTGGACCTCCCTGGCCGCGATGGCCGCGGTCACCAAGCGAGCGCGAATCGGCTGCCTGGTGTCCAGCGTGACGTTCCGGAACCTGGCAGTCCTGGCCAACATGGCGGTCACCGTCGACCACATTTCGGGTGGACGCCTCTACTTCGGGATCGGCGCCGGCTGGATAGCGGATGAACATCGCGCGTATGGAATCGAGTTTCCCGGCCCCGGCACTCGAGTCGCGATGGTCGACGAGGCGCTGACCGTGCTTCGCATGCTCTGGACGCAGGAATCGGTCACCTTCAGCGGCCAGTTCTTCACCCTCGAGGACGCACTGTGCAAGCCCAAACCTCTTCAGCAGCCACATCCGCCGATCGTGATCGGCGGGACCGAGCCCAAGATGCTGCGCGTCGTCGCGCGTCACGCCGACATGTGGAACATGCCCGGACACGAGGGACCGCAGCGATGGGGTGCCGTCAACGCCCAGCTGGATGAGGCGTGTGCCGAAACCCGGCGCGCGCCGGCCGAGATCCTGCGCTCGGCACAGCTGTCGCTGCATCCGGCCGAAGCCGGCCAGGTGGATGAACAGCTGGCGATGTTGCCGGAGTTCGACTCGCTCGGTTGCGAGCAGATGGTGCTCGCATTCCGCCAGCCGCCAACCGAAGCATTGCTAAAGCGCTGCCTGGCTCTGGATTCCGGCACCCGGCCGATCGCGGCAGTGTAA